Proteins encoded within one genomic window of Anopheles gambiae chromosome 3, idAnoGambNW_F1_1, whole genome shotgun sequence:
- the LOC1269465 gene encoding teneurin-m isoform X6, giving the protein MNRMNGRVTGNPTELGVDFEPSCLVRTPSGNVYIPSGNLAINNKGSPIDYKTGSACSTPTKDTLKSYDRNCMGPVLPPRSTMCGPPAHHYSAPLNFRKGFTFTKCTWKCTAILVILLSVILVITLLLTASNVLSISYPTTNPCTVLVDEKAEISAAKSTIADANRAGIPGGGGDGLGLDQSALAPSASGRPKSIAADESSPGGSASGSSSLSAASTAATGKAAGTGGTAGTGTVPDKQTVASLRSVELLHAVADSGDGRGSGGGSGSSSTMVVVKRSRRQAPGDIVTGTDTTASSTDRNGDRADDNDLLHASVGTVELVALPSTPVFDQYGELDDPPESPATANLLVETAVNSETVYDGRDGDGLSVGGEDISLPPEDNGTFITNDNDLSPVGAPVESSTEQAIIDARPTTEDEKWANDDPSAAVVYAHVPLDQSEVALVSLEDGLELGRERDKHYYKTIEQVAIKAGDDDDGDASKLQEEVRIHTLPPSVVPVQPTAVPVYLINEPNGTSSSREDASNGAQEELPRLLVNISIATDHGSGTVQHSVYVLQVSIPTPPEHMPRPPVESPESPPPPANLAVPPPVQCPPEPPPAPPCPIKCPSDSAFARYRVVAVPVEDDSEFVEIDEDGLEGELVDTGLGEPSSTEPPEALTEANDGLTQEFTTAQRLPELTADEQEEGKHDDDEATTSSSLSSVVASTTSAAQCPEVTPPPILILEGARTFPARSFPPDGTTFSQITLGQRLSKEIPPYSYWNMQFYQSEPAYVKFDYSIPRGASIGVYARRNALPTHTQYHFKEVLSGFNARQTRATHPSMRREVTRYMEPGHWFLSIYNDDGDAQEIAFYAVVAEDMTQNCPNGCSGNGQCLLGHCQCNPGFGGDDCSESVCPVLCSQRGEYINGECQCNPGWKGKECSLRHDECEVPDCNGHGHCVSGKCGCVRGYKGKYCEEVDCPHPTCTGHGFCAEGTCICKKGWKGPDCATMDQDALQCLPDCSGHGTFDLDTQTCTCEPKWSGEDCSKELCDLNCGQHGRCVGETCSCDAGWGGEYCNNKLCDPRCNEHGQCKNGTCLCVTGWNGKHCTLEGCPSGCSQHGQCHVSGELMWECRCYEGWDGADCSVPLEQNCGDNKDNDRDGLVDCEDPECCGSHSCKTSQLCVSAPKPIDVLLRKQPPAITASFFERMKFLIDEGSLQNYAKLETFNESVFWNHFNASRSAVIRGRVVTSLNMGLVGVRVSTSTPLEGFTLTRDDGWFDLMVNGGGAITLQFGRSPFRPQTRIVQVPWNEVVIIDTVVMSTSDDKSHHGPPHTCFSHDYDLMKPVVLATWKHGFQGACPDRSAILAESQVIQESLAIPGTGLNLVYHSSRAAGYLSTIKLQLTPDVIPPTLKLIYLRITIEGILFERVFEADPGIKFTYPWNRLNIYRQRVYGITTAVVKVGYQYTDCKDVVWDVQTTKLSGHDMSISEVGGWNLDIHHRYNFHEGILQKGDGSNIYLKHKPRVILTAMGDGHQRPLECGDCNGVATKQRLLAPVALAAAPDGSLYVGDFNYIRRIMIDGTVRTVVKLNATRVSYRYHMALSPLDGSLYVSDPESHQIIKVRNKDDTHDPDHNWEPVVGSGERCLPGDEAHCGDGGLARDAKLAYPKGVAISSDNILYFADGTNIRMVDRDGVISTLIGNHMHKSHWKPVPCEGTLKIEEMHLRWPTELTINPLDDTLHIIDDHMILRMTPDGRVRVIAGRPMHCATAGGSGTGVSTGVSGASSVASLSYDTDLAIHATLVMPQSIAFAPSGDLYVAESDSQRINRIRVIGTDGKISPYAGAESKCNCLERGCDCYEADHYLAISAKFNTISAITVTPDGHVHIADQANYRIRSVISSLPEAGTSKEYEIYAPNAQEIYVFNRFGQHIATKNIMTGETVYSFLYNVNTSNGKLSTVTDAAGNKVFLLRDYTSQVNSIENTKGQKCRLRMTRMKMLHELNTPDNYNVTFEYHGPTGLLKTKLDSTGRSYVYNYDEFGRLTSAVTPTGKVIDLTFDLSVQGATVKVTENSQREVSMLIQGSSVVSKVGEAATKTTVMLDGGTTSVSPWGNAVSVESVPYVLLAEVDPLLGESYPVPSKQRTEINGDLSNRFEWRYFIRHVPVRGKNARTLTQVGRKLRVNGENLLTFEYEKDTSSITVSVDDKTELLNVTYDKSSRPIAYRPQSGEYADVDLEYDRFGRLISWKWGNLKEEYTFDRAGRLNEIKYGDGSSIVYAFKDTFSSLPLKVTTPRRSDYLLQYDDAGALQSLTTPRGHIHAFSLQTSLGFFKYQYYSPINRHPFEILYSDEGQILAKIHPHQSGKVAFVHDSAGRLETILAGLSSTQYTYQESTSLVKQVEVLEPGFELRREFKYHAGVLKDEKLKFGSKSGLASAHFKYQYDGNARLSGIEMDVNGKELPIVRFKYGPAQGTLDAVSDLRITRNAFNRTVVQDTSKQFFTITDFDEHGRVKSVLINIKSFDVYRLELDYDLRNRIRTHKVMVGRSTSLDKVNYNADGHVMEVVGTNSWKYVYDENGNIIGILEQGDKTNLGYDTGDRVVQVGDVEFNSYDARGYVVRRGEQKYRYNNRGQLIHAMERDRFQTWYFYDDLGRLVACHDEKGNVTQYFYANLNAPELITHIHYPKAGRTSRLLYDDRHMLIAIETGDQRYYVATDQNGSPIALFDVGGAIVKEIRRTPFGKIVKDTNPGLFVPIDFHGGLLDPNTRLVYMEQRLYDTGVGQWMTPAWEQLATEMRHPTDVFIYRFHNNDPINRREPEGNYMNDLRSWLKLFGYDVTKMQGSRYTRDMIYRPTATIKSPQLAPDFGVMSGLQCIVEKVDEKFADFGFIPKPLLKMELKTRNLLPRVAYRRGVFGEGVLISRIDGRALVSVVDGSNSVVQDVVSSVFNNSHFLDLHFSIHDQDVFYFVKDNVMKLRDDTEELRRLGGMFNISAHEINDHGGANGKELRLHGPDAVVIIKYGVDPEQERHRILKHAHKRAVERAWELEKQLVAAGFQGRGDWTEEEKEELISHGDVDGWIGVDIHSIHKYPQLADDPGNVAFQRDSKRKRRKSGGTSSGGGGGGHKAKREHRHETIILPLSVASVAPSTSVPTSSMSSATSTSASAPASSSVASSASAASSSAPTSASSVPSSVPAVVVTSASAATVRPSAST; this is encoded by the exons CAATTAACAACAAAGGCTCACCGATAGACTACAAGACCGGGTCCGCCTGCTCGACACCGACGAAGGACACGCTGAAAAGCTACGATCGCAACTGCATGGGTCCGGTACTGCCGCCCCGCAGCACGATGTGCGGACCGCCGGCCCACCACTACTCGGCCCCGCTCAACTTCCGCAAGGGCTTCACCTTCACCAAATGTACATGGAAGTGTACCGCTATCTTAGTGATACTATTAAGTGTTATACTCGTTATAACATTATTATTAACAG CATCTAACGTTTTAAGTATATCATATCCAACCACCAACCCCTGTACAGTTCTAGTCGACGAGAAGGCAGAAATCTCCGCAGCCAAAAGCACGATAGCGGACGCGAACCGGGCCGGCATaccgggcggcggcggtgacGGCCTCGGCCTCGACCAGTCCGCCCTGGCGCCGTCCGCTTCCGGTCGGCCGAAATCGATCGCGGCCGATGAATCGTCCCCCGGCGGTTCGGCGTCCGGTTCGTCCTCGCTATCGGCCGCCTCGACGGCAGCGACCGGCAAGGCAGCTGGTACCGGCGGCACGGCAGGCACAGGTACAGTACCCGATAAGCAGACTGTTGCATCCCTTCGTTCGGTAGAGTTGTTGCACGCAGTAGCTGATAGTGGTGACGGTAgaggtagtggtggtggtagtggtagtagcaGCACGATGGTTGTAGTTAAGCGTTCCCGCCGTCAGGCACCGGGTGACATCGTCACCGGAACTGAcaccaccgccagcagcaCTGACCGCAACGGCGACCGGGCTGATGATAACGATTTGTTGCATGCTTCGGTGGGCACTGTTGAGCTCGTAGCGCTTCCTTCCACCCCCGTCTTCGATCAGTACGGGGAGCTGGACGATCCTCCAGAATCTCCTGCCACGGCTAATTTGCTTGTGGAAACGGCTGTCAACAGTGAAACCGTTTACGATGGACGGGACGGTGATGGGCTTTCGGTCGGCGGTGAAGACATCAGCCTCCCACCGGAAGATAATGGCACTTTTATCACTAATGATAATGACTTGTCTCCTGTTGGTGCGCCGGTGGAGTCTTCCACGGAGCAAGCTATTATTGACGCACGACCGACGACCGAGGATGAGAAATGGGCCAACGATGACCCATCGGCTGCGGTGGTGTACGCGCACGTACCGCTAGACCAGTCCGAGGTAGCGCTGGTAAGCCTCGAGGATGGTCTGGAGCTGGGCAGGGAGCGTGATAAGCACTACTACAAAACCATCGAACAGGTGGCGATCAAAGcgggcgatgatgatgacggtgatgcATCGAAGCTTCAGGAAGAGGTAAGAATTCACACACTCCCCCCGTCGGTGGTTCCGGTGCAGCCAACGGCCGTGCCGGTGTACCTTATCAACGAACCAAACGGTACGTCATCTTCCCGCGAAGATGCCTCAAACGGAGCTCAAGAGGAGCTGCCCCGACTGCTGGTAAACATTTCCATCGCCACCGATCACGGCTCGGGCACCGTGCAGCACTCCGTCTACGTCCTGCAGGTGTCTATCCCAACACCGCCGGAACATATGCCACGACCCCCGGTAGAGTCTCCAgagtcaccaccaccaccggcgaaCTTGGCTGTTCCGCCCCCCGTACAGTGTCCACCGGAACCACCGCCAGCACCACCCTGCCCAATCAAATGTCCCTCGGATTCGGCTTTCGCTCGCTATCGCGTCGTCGCCGTACCGGTCGAGGACGATAGCGAGTTTGTCGAGATTGATGAGGATGGTTTGGAGGGCGAGTTGGTGGATACCGGACTGGGTGAACCATCATCCACCGAGCCGCCCGAAGCGCTCACGGAAGCCAACGATGGTTTGACGCAAGAATTTACCACAGCCCAACGGCTGCCTGAACTTACTGCTGATGAGCAGGAGGAGGGGAAGCATGATGATGACGAAGCTACTACTAGCTCCAGCCTCAGTAGCGTAGTAGCGTCGACCACATCCGCAGCGCAATGTCCCGAGGTAACGCCACCGCCCATTCTCATCCTGGAAG GTGCAAGAACGTTCCCGGCGCGAAGCTTCCCACCGGACGGTACCACCTTCTCGCAGATCACGCTCGGCCAGCGGCTGTCGAAGGAGATCCCACCGTACAGCTACTGGAACATGCAGTTCTACCAGTCGGAGCCGGCGTACGTCAAGTTCGATTACAGCATCCCCCGGGGCGCCTCGATAGGTGTGTACGCGCGCCGCAACGCCCTGCCGACGCACACGCAGTATCACTTCAAAGAGGTCCTGAGCGGATTCAATGCGCGCCAGACACGTGCCACTCAC CCATCGATGCGTCGAGAGGTCACCCGCTACATGGAGCCGGGCCACTGGTTCCTGTCAATCTACAACGACGATGGTGACGCGCAGGAGATTGCGTTCTACGCGGTCGTCGCGGAGGATATGACCCAGAACTGCCCGAACGGCTGCTCCGGCAATGGTCAGTGTCTGCTCGGACACTGCCAGTGCAATCCCGGCTTCGGTGGCGACGATTGCAGTGAGA GCGTCTGTCCCGTCCTGTGCTCGCAGCGTGGCGAATACATTAACGGCGAATGTCAGTGCAATCCGGGCTGGAAGGGCAAGGAGTGCTCGCTGCGTCACGATGAGTGCGAAGTGCCGGACTGCAATGGCCACGGACACTGCGTCAGCGGCAAGTGCGGCTGTGTGCGCGGCTACAAGGGCAAATACTGTGAAGAAG TTGACTGTCCCCATCCGACCTGTACCGGGCATGGGTTCTGTGCCGAGGGTACCTGCATCTGCAAGAAGGGCTGGAAGGGCCCGGACTGTGCCACGATGGACCAGGACGCACTGCAATGTCTGCCCGACTGCTCCGGCCACGGTACGTTCGATCTGGACACGCAAACCTGCACCTGCGAGCCCAAGTGGAGCGGTGAGGATTGCTCCAAGGAGCTGTGCGATCTGAACTGTGGCCAGCACGGGCGATGCGTCGGCGAGACGTGCAGCTGTGATGCCGGATGGGGCGGCGAGTACTGCAACAACAAGCTGTGCGACCCACGGTGCAACGAGCATGGCCAGTGCAAGAACGGAACCTGCCTGTGCGTGACCGGATGGAACGGGAAGCACTGCACACTGGAAGGATGTCCGAGCGG CTGCTCCCAGCACGGCCAGTGTCATGTGAGTGGCGAGCTGATGTGGGAATGTCGCTGCTACGAGGGCTGGGACGGTGCCGACTGTTCGGTACCGCTCGAACAAAACTGTGGCGACAATAAGGATAACGATCGTG ATGGCCTAGTCGACTGTGAAGATCCGGAGTGCTGCGGCAGTCACTCGTGCAAAACGAGCCAACTGTGCGTGTCCGCCCCGAAACCGATCGACGTGCTGCTGCGCAAGCAACCGCCCGCCATTACCGCCTCCTTCTTCGAGCGCATGAAGTTCCTGATCGACGAGGGTAGCCTGCAGAACTACGCCAAGCTGGAAACGTTCAACGAAAG CGTTTTTTGGAATCATTTTAATGCAAG CCGTTCCGCCGTCATACGTGGGCGCGTAGTTACCTCGCTCAACATGGGACTGGTCGGAGTGCGTGTCAGCACCTCGACCCCGCTGGAAGGCTTCACCCTAACCCGGGACGATGGGTGGTTCGATCTGATGGTGAACGGTGGCGGTGCTATCACGCTCCAGTTTGGCCGCTCGCCCTTCCGACCGCAGACGCGCATCGTTCAGGTACCCTGGAATGAGGTCGTCATCATCGACACGGTTGTGATGTCCACCTCGGACGACAAATCGCACCATGGGCCACCGCACACTTGCTTTTCGCACGACTACGATCTCATGAAGCCGGTTGTGTTGGCCACGTGGAAGCATGGATTCCAGGGAGCTTGCCCTGATCGTAGTGCCATTTTGGCAGAGTCGCAAGTCATCCAGGAATCGCTCGCCATCCCCGGAACTGGGCTAAACCTTGTCTACCATAGCTCCCGTGCGGCTGGCTATCTGTCGACGATTAAGCTGCAGCTCACACCGGACGTGATCCCGCCGACCCTGAAGCTCATCTATCTGCGCATCACTATCGAGGGCATTCTGTTCGAGCGTGTGTTTGAAGCGGACCCGGGCATTAAGTTCACCTACCCCTGGAATCGGCTCAACATCTACCGGCAGCGTGTGTACGGCATCACGACTGCGGTCGTTAAGGTGGGCTACCAGTACACCGACTGCAAGGACGTGGTGTGGGACGTGCAGACGACGAAGCTGAGCGGGCACGACATGAGCATCTCGGAGGTGGGAGGCTGGAACCTGGACATTCACCATCGGTACAACTTCCACGAGGGCATCCTGCAGAAGGGCGATGGGTCGAACATTTACCTGAAGCACAAGCCGCGCGTTATACTGACCGCGATGGGCGATGGACATCAGCGACCGCTCGAGTGTGGTGATTGCAATGGTGTGGCGACGAAGCAGCGACTGCTGGCGCCGGTTGCGCTAGCGGCAGCCCCGGACGGCAGTCTTTACGTTGGGGACTTTAACTACATCCGACGGATCATGATCGACGGTACGGTACGGACGGTGGTGAAGCTGAATGCGACGCGCGTCTCTTACCGCTATCATATGGCGTTGAGTCCGCTGGATGGATCGCTGTACGTTTCGGACCCCGAGTCGCATCAGATCATCAAGGTGCGCAACAAGGACGATACGCACGATCCCGATCACAACTGGGAGCCGGTGGTGGGCAGTGGCGAACGCTGTCTTCCCGGCGACGAAGCTCACTGTGGAGATGGCGGGCTGGCACGAGATGCGAAGCTTGCCTATCCGAAGGGTGTGGCGATATCGTCAGACAACATTCTGTACTTTGCCGATGGTACGAACATTCGCATGGTGGATCGTGATGGTGTGATCAGCACACTGATCGGCAACCATATGCACAAATCCCACTGGAAGCCAGTCCCGTGTGAGGGTACTCTAAAGATTGAGGAGATGCATCTGCGTTGGCCGACAGAACTGACGATCAATCCGCTGGATGATACGCTGCACATAATCGACGATCATATGATCCTGCGAATGACACCGGACGGTCGAGTTAGAGTCATTGCTGGAAGGCCGATGCACTGTGCCACTGCTGGTGGATCCGGCACGGGTGTTAGCACGGGTGTAAGTGGAGCCTCCTCTGTTGCTTCGCTCAGCTACGACACAGATCTTGCGATCCACGCAACACTCGTTATGCCGCAGAGCATTGCCTTTGCTCCTTCTGGTGATCTTTACGTGGCGGAAAGTGACTCTCAGCGCATCAACCGTATCCGCGTGATCGGAACAGACGGGAAGATATCTCCATACGCCGGTGCAGAGTCAAAGTGTAACTGTCTCGAGCGAGGATGCGATTGCTATGAAGCCGACCACTACCTAGCGATCAGTGCGAAGTTTAACACAATCTCTGCCATTACTGTGACACCAGACGGACATGTTCACATCGCGGATCAGGCCAACTATCGCATCCGCTCCGTTATTTCAAGTCTTCCGGAAGCGGGAACCTCCAAGGAGTACGAGATCTACGCCCCGAACGCACAGGAGATCTACGTCTTCAATCGCTTCGGGCAGCACATCGCAACCAAGAACATCATGACGGGCGAGACGGTGTACAGCTTCCTGTACAACGTGAACACCTCGAACGGCAAGCTGAGCACGGTGACGGATGCGGCGGGAAATAAGGTGTTCCTGCTGCGCGACTACACCTCCCAGGTGAACTCGATCGAGAACACCAAGGGTCAAAAGTGTCGGCTGCGCATGACGCGCATGAAGATGCTGCACGAGCTAAACACACCGGACAACTACAACGTCACGTTTGAGTACCACGGGCCTACTGGGCTGCTGAAGACGAAGCTTGATTCGACTGGTCGTTCGTACGTGTACAATTACGATGAGTTTGGAAGGCTAACGTCGGCGGTGACGCCCACTGGCAAGGTGATTGATCTGACGTTTGATCTGAGCGTGCAGGGCGCCACCGTGAAGGTGACGGAGAACTCGCAGCGCGAAGTGTCGATGCTGATCCAGGGCTCGTCGGTGGTGTCGAAGGTGGGAGAAGCGGCTACCAAGACGACGGTAATGCTCGACGGTGGTACTACGAGCGTTTCCCCCTGGGGTAACGCCGTGTCGGTTGAGTCTGTCCCGTACGTACTGCTTGCGGAAGTTGATCCACTTCTCGGTGAAAGCTACCCGGTACCCTCGAAACAACGCACAGAGATCAATGGTGATCTTTCGAATCGCTTCGAGTGGCGTTACTTCATCCGCCATGTACCGGTGAGGGGCAAGAAtgcacgcacactcacacaggtTGGAAGGAAGTTGCGCGTAAACGGAGAAAACCTGCTCACGTTTGAGTACGAGAAGGATACATCCTCGATCACAGTCTCCGTGGACGATAAGACCGAGCTGCTGAACGTTACGTACGATAAGTCATCGCGCCCGATCGCGTACAGACCACAGTCGGGCGAGTACGCGGACGTCGATCTGGAGTACGATCGGTTCGGCCGGTTGATCTCGTGGAAGTGGGGCAACCTGAAGGAGGAGTACACGTTCGATCGGGCCGGTCGGCTGAACGAGATCAAGTACGGTGACGGCAGCTCGATCGTGTACGCGTTCAAGGACACGTTCAGTAGTTTGCCGCTCAAGGTGACGACACCGCGCCGGTCGGACTATCTGCTGCAGTACGATGATGCGGGTGCGCTACAATCCCTCACGACTCCACGCGGACACATTCACGCGTTCTCGCTGCAAACTTCGCTCGGGTTCTTCAAGTATCAGTACTATTCGCCGATCAATCGACATCCGTTTGAGATTTTGTACAGCGATGAGGGACAGATACTGGCGAAGATTCATCCACATCAGAGCGGGAAGGTGGCGTTCGTGCATGACAGTGCTGGAAGGTTGGAGACGATCCTGGCCGGGTTGTCCTCCACGCAGTACACGTACCAGGAGAGCACGAGTCTGGTGAAGCAAGTGGAGGTGCTCGAGCCTGGATTTGAGTTGCGGCGCGAGTTCAAGTACCATGCCGGGGTGTTGAAGGACGAGAAGCTGAAGTTTGGCTCGAAGAGTGGACTGGCGTCGGCACACTTCAAGTATCAGTACGATGGCAATGCCAGGCTCAGTGGCATCGAGATGGATGTGAACGGGAAGGAGCTGCCGATCGTGAGGTTCAAGTACGGGCCGGCTCAAGGTACGCTGGATGCGGTGAGCGATCTGCGCATCACCCGCAACGCCTTCAATCGTACCGTGGTGCAGGACACCTCGAAACAATTCTTCACGATTACTGACTTTGACGAGCATGGCCGGGTGAAGAGTGTGCTGATCAACATCAAGTCGTTTGATGTGTACCGGCTGGAGCTGGATTACGATCTGCGGAACCGTATCCGCACGCACAAGGTGATGGTGGGCCGGTCGACTTCCCTCGACAAGGTGAACTACAACGCGGACGGGCACGTGATGGAAGTAGTTGGCACGAACAGCTGGAAGTACGTGTACGATGAGAATGGTAACATCATTGGCATTCTGGAGCAGGGTGATAAGACGAATCTCGGCTACGATACGGGTGATCGGGTGGTGCAGGTTGGAGATGTTGAGTTCAATAGCTACGATGCACGTGGATACGTAGTGCGCCGAGGTGAGCAGAAGTATCGCTACAACAACCGGGGTCAGTTGATCCATGCGATGGAGCGCGATCGGTTCCAGACGTGGTACTTCTACGATGATCTCGGCCGGCTGGTGGCGTGCCACGATGAGAAGGGCAATGTGACGCAGTACTTCTACGCGAATCTGAACGCACCGGAGCTGATCACGCACATCCACTACCCGAAGGCGGGCCGTACATCTAGACTGCTGTACGACGATCGGCACATGTTGATCGCCATCGAGACGGGTGATCAGCGGTACTACGTGGCTACGGATCAGAACGGTTCACCGATTGCACTGTTCGATGTCGGTGGTGCGATCGTGAAGGAGATCCGCCGCACTCCGTTCGGCAAGATTGTGAAGGACACCAATCCGGGACTGTTCGTGCCGATTGATTTCCACGGTGGACTGCTCGATCCCAACACGCGGCTAGTGTACATGGAGCAGCGGCTGTACGATACGGGCGTGGGCCAGTGGATGACACCAGCCTGGGAGCAGCTGGCGACGGAGATGCGCCACCCGACGGACGTGTTTATCTACCGGTTCCACAACAATGATCCGATCAATCGGCGCGAACCGGAGGGTAACTACATGAACGATCTGCGCTCCTGGCTGAAGCTGTTCGGGTACGACGTGACGAAGATGCAGGGATCGCGGTACACGCGGGACATGATCTACCGGCCGACGGCCACGATCAAGTCGCCCCAGCTGGCGCCCGACTTTGGCGTCATGTCCGGGCTGCAGTGCATCGTGGAGAAGGTGGACGAGAAGTTTGCCGACTTTGGGTTCATCCCGAAGCCGCTGCTGAAGATGGAGCTGAAGACGCGCAACTTGCTGCCGCGCGTTGCCTATCGGCGCGGCGTGTTCGGCGAGGGTGTGCTGATCTCGCGCATCGATGGCCGGGCGCTGGTGAGCGTGGTGGACGGTTCGAACAGCGTGGTGCAGGACGTGGTGTCGTCCGTGTTCAACAACTCCCACTTCCTCGATCTGCACTTCAGCATCCACGATCAGGACGTGTTCTACTTCGTGAAGGACAACGTGATGAAGCTGCGCGATGATACGGAGGAGTTGCGCCGGCTTGGCGGTATGTTTAACATTTCCGCGCACGAAATCAACGATCATGGTGGAGCGAATGGGAAGGAACTGCGTCTGCACGGTCCGGATGCGGTCGTGATCATCAAGTACGGAGTTGATCCTGAGCAGGAGCGTCATCGAATTTTGAAGCACGCGCACAAACGGGCGGTCGAGCGGGCGTGGGAGCTGGAGAAGCAGCTGGTAGCGGCCGGATTCCAGGGCCGTGGCGATTGGACGGAGGAAGAGAAGGAGGAGCTGATCTCGCACGGCGATGTGGACGGATGGATCGGGGTGGACATACACAGCATCCACAAGTATCCGCAGCTGGCGGACGATCCGGGCAATGTGGCGTTCCAGCGGGACTCGAAGCGGAAGCGCCGAAAGAGCGGTGGAACTTCtagcggtggtggcggcggtggtcaTAAGGCAAAGCGAGAGCATCGTCACGAGACGATCATACTGCCATTGTCGGTGGCGTCCGTTGCACCATCGACTTCCGTGCCGACTTCTTCCATGTCGTCCGCTACGTCAACGTCAGCGTCAGCGCCTGCTTCCTCCTCGGTAGCATCGTCAGCGTCAGCGGCGTCATCGTCGGCGCCTACTTCCGCGTCCTCGGTGCCATCTTCGGTGCCGGCCGTCGTAGTGACGTCAGCCTCGGCAGCAACGGTACGGCCGAGCGCCTCCACGTGA